The genomic DNA ttttcccattTGAGTTTTAGATCACTAGTGTCACTGTTGGAGAAGTAAAACCGATTATAGACATGCACCATAGGAAAGCAGAGATGGGCAAATGTCGATGCCTGCTTTACGAGTTagtatataaattgcatttattatcaatttaatatcacatataatgaaaactcattttctttttgtatatcgaatatatatattaatagctACAATTCAGCTTTCAAGTGAAATActttaatgaaaatatacttTCATCATGTGGATCACTACGAAAATCACGCATAAATTAGCTACtatgaaaattttgtattatatatcCATTTTGTAAAGCTTTACTAATAGTTAACATAGAACACGACTCTACCATTGAAAAATAGCATTTTCGAAAATACTTTAATACCACTCTTTTATCATGCACTCATTTAAGtatgttttatattattcaGGAGATTCATGAACTCTTGAAGAGCTTTTGAAGTGGTGGTTAAGGCGCAATTAGGCATACATGCCGAAACCCGGTAATTTAATCTCAATGCTCTATATACACACGGAAATTATAAAAGCGAGATAAATAAGTTATACTTGTTCAGATTGGTTTTTGCTAAATGTTGACGGATATTATAACTTGTTGCTTTCATTCATCAACAGAATTCTACAAGAAGGATTCATCAACCTAGCTGCACGGCAAATCATCATCTCCtcttcaaatgcaaaaaaactGATTGAAAAActtgaagtaataattataaaattttgaatactaTTTACAACATGTTCTTTTTCaatcattattattgattattttaaattatgattatagGAATATTCCCCACATTCATCTCCCAAAATCCCATCTTTAAACACTCTGATTGACCTCAACCTTCCTGTCGCCATGGATGACAACGTTGAACACTCCACTATCTTTGATACACATCCATAATGACAATCATGCGTGGAATGAAGttgtttcacttttttttttccttttatgttcactttttttttgttggagatAAGAACTTGAAAAACTTTTTTCAGTGTTAATACAAGTAGTTTTGTTTGCTAAAACTTAATTAGAAGCATGAGGACCTTGTATAATATCATCTCAACGATAACATTGctcttaaattaatatttatgtgatGATGAGTTGTAACAAATTTTCTTGAATGATGAAGTATCtgtgtgtataaatatattagacaagtattttatttcaattcttacaacaaagaagagaaaaaaatcaagtaaaaggCTTAATACTTAAAattgtttttcctttcaaagtattgaaatgaaatcattttcattattcaatAAACAATATAACATATTCCAGTAATATATTTCCCAACCAACCTTTCACATTTTGCAAATAtacttttcatattaaaaatgatttaaaagaatggcattaacaatttttttttttcaaaatttatactatttttgcaatcttctttttaaatatagttaACCCGCAGCGTTAGTGCAGATACATAAAtctaataattttagtaatattattcTTAATGTTTTTCAACATACTTTGACAACATGTATTTTGGAATCGaggcatacatatatatatatatatattaacgaATCAAAAAGTACACAGCGACCCACGCAAGCCTACATAAAATGCCCCGCGAGACAACATACCGTAAACCTCTCTGGTTTCCAGTTTGCTCCCCTCTTCGCTGGAGCTTCGAATCAAGTtcccaaaaccctaaaatgGGGACTTTTCTTCGTCGGTCGTCCAAGGCTGTGAGATCGAGATCGAAGCTATGGCCAATGCTATTAGGATCAAGCACAGGAAAATCCCTGAGCTTTGCGAGGTCTCTGCTCGCAATCTCGTCAGAATACCAAAGAGAACGTCGTTGATTTGAGCCAGTACCCGCCGGAGAGGATCAGGAATTTCTCCATCATCGCTCATGTCGATCATGGCAAGTCGACGCTTGCGGATCGGCTTTTGGAGCTCACGGGCACCATTAAGCGCGGCCACGGCCAACCTCAGTACCTTGACAAGCTGCAGGTGAGGAGAAAACGGTGAATTCTTAGAAAGCGTTTCAATCTCAACCAGTTGTTAGTTTCACTTAGACTCTTCAATTATTGCGGAaagttttgttctttttgtgccTTCTTCTTGTTAAATCTCCAGAAAGCATTATACGCCATGACCGCAGTTTTGTAACCTGTAAAGATATCGTCTTACTACGGTTTTTGTATCGACCTAAGGATTTTAGATAGTAATTTGTTGCTGTTTGAGAAAAGATTCAGTCACAAAATGCTAATATGACTAATAATTTCGAGAATAATTGCCTTTAGATTCAAATTGGAGAAGTAGTTCTATAATCATATTATCATACATCATGGCATACATGAGAGAAGAAGGGATCTATCAACACTTTCAATGATGGTTTAGAAGGATTGAGCAATCGCTTGTCTTCTGGTTCTGCTTTTTAAAACAACTCTGGAATAAGCAGAGTAGGTTGCTTTGATATGATTTTTATAGGGAAGCAATTTCCTTGTTTGCAGGTGGAAAGAGAGAGGGGTATTACAGTCAAAGCTCAGACAGCAACCATGTTCCATAGGCATGCTCTCAACTCTAATCATGCCATGGATGATAATGATAGACCTAGTTTTCTATTGAATTTGATTGACACCCCTGGTCATGTGGATTTTAGCTATGAGGTATCTCGATCACTTGCTGCTTGTCAAGGTGCTCTTTTGGTTGTTGATGCTGCCCAAGGTGTCCAGGCACAAACAGTTGCTAACTTTTATCTTGCATTTGAATCTAATCTGACCATTATACCTGTGATAAATAAAATCGATCAACCAACTGCTGATCCTGATCGTGTCAGGGCTCAATTAAAATCCATGTTTGATCTTGATCCAAAAGATGCCCTGCTAACTTCTGCCAAAACTGGCCAAGGCCTTGAGCATCTCCTCCCTGCTGTTATAGAGCGAATACCATGTCCACCTGGGCAGTGTGACCTGCCTATGAGAATGCTCTTGTTAGATGCTTACTATGATGAGTATAAAGGAGTAATTTGCCATGTTGCTGTTGTTGATGGTGCACTTCGTAAAGGGGATAAGATTGCTTCTGCTGCGACTGGACAAACTTATGATGCCTTAGATGTTGGAATCATGCATCCTGAACTTAAGTCAACTGGTGTGCTCTTCACCGGGCAAGTTGGCTATGTTGTTAGTGGCATGCGCTCAACAAAAGAGGCACGGGTTGGTGATACACTTCATTGGGCCAAAAGCACTGTTATTCCTCTTCCAGGTATATACTTTCATAGTTTCATTAATTTACATGATCAATATAGTCCTTTTTTGCCATTGCCTTATTTTCTCCTTCCGTGCATGATCCCTTGTTCTGCCATCATTATGATCTTTTACTAGGAAGGTGGCTACTTCCCTGTTAATGCTCCAAATTTTATTGGTGCTGTTGGTTTTCTGtctttgcttattattattattttttaaatcttttcttCAGTTCTTagtcctaattttttttaggtttcAAACCTGCAAAGCACATGGTTTTCTCTGGTCTATATCCTGCTGATGGATCTGATTTCGATGCTCTTAACCATGCAATAGAAAGACTTACATGTAATGATGCTAGTGTATCTGTTACCAAAGAAACTAGCACTGCACTTGGCATGGGTTTCAGGTACCCTTTGTTATGaatgctttcttttctctttgttgATGATCTTGTATTTGTGTGATCACATTCCTTCAGTCTTTAAGGTCTACACAGTTATCAGGGCTGAGGAAAATGTTGATTAGTCAAATTTTATGGGAATGTTCAATTTTGACAGGTGTGGGTTCTTAGGTTTACTTCACATGGATGTCTTTCATCAACGGCTTGAACAAGTAAGTTGGCATTTCATTGATGTTCAACTTCACTGTATTGGTTTAAGTGATGTGGTATTAGGCTCTATGGTATTTAGTAGCAgaacttgcaaattatttttaaaactaaatcaaaGACAGCAGTATTAGCTTCCATCAGGTTGCAAGTATCTGGCAATAGTGTTAGCATATTATACACATCGGATGTGTATCAGATTTTATAGTGCACACTCCGTGTTTGTAAGAAAATCACATCGACTCCATTGTACTCTTCTATGTGTGTGATTGGGATCATTTGATGATACAACTACCATTCAAATCTTTAATGATGTATGTGATCAAAGTGAATGAAATATGCCCATCAGATTTATGATTGAGGTTACATTATATGCTGTGTTCTTAGTTAGATTGTGGATGCCTCAAT from Dioscorea cayenensis subsp. rotundata cultivar TDr96_F1 unplaced genomic scaffold, TDr96_F1_v2_PseudoChromosome.rev07_lg8_w22 25.fasta BLBR01000341.1, whole genome shotgun sequence includes the following:
- the LOC120254099 gene encoding translation factor GUF1 homolog, mitochondrial; the protein is MPRETTYRKPLWFPVCSPLRWSFESTLRGLCSQSRQNTKENVVDLSQYPPERIRNFSIIAHVDHGKSTLADRLLELTGTIKRGHGQPQYLDKLQVERERGITVKAQTATMFHRHALNSNHAMDDNDRPSFLLNLIDTPGHVDFSYEVSRSLAACQGALLVVDAAQGVQAQTVANFYLAFESNLTIIPVINKIDQPTADPDRVRAQLKSMFDLDPKDALLTSAKTGQGLEHLLPAVIERIPCPPGQCDLPMRMLLLDAYYDEYKGVICHVAVVDGALRKGDKIASAATGQTYDALDVGIMHPELKSTGVLFTGQVGYVVSGMRSTKEARVGDTLHWAKSTVIPLPGFKPAKHMVFSGLYPADGSDFDALNHAIERLTCNDASVSVTKETSTALGMGFRCGFLGLLHMDVFHQRLEQEYGARVISTIPTVPYIFEYSDGSKVQVQNPATLASNPGKRVAACWEPSVIATIIIPSEYVGPVITLCSERRGEQLEYSFIDSQRAFMKYRLPLREIVIDFYNELKSITSGYATFDYEDDEYQKSDMVKLDILLNGQPVDAMATIVHNLKAQRVGRELVEKLKKFIDRQMFEITIQAAIGSKIIARETLSAMRKNVLAKCYGGDVTRKKKLLEKQKEGKKRMKRVGSVDIPQEAFHELLKVS